In Eubalaena glacialis isolate mEubGla1 chromosome 3, mEubGla1.1.hap2.+ XY, whole genome shotgun sequence, the following are encoded in one genomic region:
- the SHISA4 gene encoding protein shisa-4 — MPPAGLRGAAPLAAIALLVLGAPLALAGEDCLWYLDRNGSWHPGFNCEFFTFCCGTCYQRYCCRDLTLLITERQQKHCLAFSPKTIAGIASAVILFVAVVATTICCFLCSCCYLYRRRQQLQSPFEGQEIPMTGIPMQPVYPYPQDPKAGPAAPQPGFMYPPSGPAPQYPLYPAGPPVYNPAAPPPYMPPQPSYPGA, encoded by the exons ATGCCGCCCGCCGGGCTCCGCGGGGCCGCGCCGCTCGCCGCGATCGCGCTCCTGGTGCTGGGGGCGCCCCTGG CGCTGGCCGGCGAGGACTGCCTGTGGTACCTGGACCGGAATGGCTCCTGGCATCCGGGCTTCAACTGCGAGTTCTTCACCTTCTGCTGCGGGACCTGCTACCAGCGGTACTGCTGCCGGGACCTGACCTTGCTCATCACCGAGAGGCAGCAGAAGCACTGCCTGGCCTTCAG TCCCAAGACCATAGCGGGCATCGCCTCCGCCGTGATCCTCTTCGTGGCCGTGGTCGCCACCACCATCTGCTGCTTCCTCTGTTCCTGCTGCTACCTGTACCGCCGGCGCCAGCAGCTGCAGAGCCCATTTGAAG GCCAGGAGATCCCAATGACAGGCATCCCAATGCAGCCGGTGTACCCGTACCCCCAGGACCCCAAAGCTGGCCCTGCAGCCCCACAGCCTGGCTTCATGTACCCACCTAGTGGTCCTGCACCCCAGTATCCACTCTACCCGGCGGGGCCCCCTGTCTACAACCCTGCAG ctccTCCCCCATATATGCCACCCCAGCCCTCCTACCCGGGAGCCTGA